The Scyliorhinus canicula chromosome 10, sScyCan1.1, whole genome shotgun sequence genomic interval CTGGTtcagaggagagccacctgatgtgcgtccgcTCAGTAAAGCACCGTCACCGGAAGTGGCTTTCtaatgatttttaaaacaaaagtgtaatgctgcagatgctgtaaatctgaaataaaagcaaaaaatgctgaaaatatggcagcatcagtggagtgagaaacaacattaacatttcaggtcgataACCTTTCATCACAACATTCATGGACATTTTCACATTTGATTAGAGACATTCAATAATGTCTCTTATATTATTTCTGCACTTTACGCTCTATTAAATTTAAATATTGCACAGTTAATTGTATTTGTTCTCCAGATGACAAATCCTGCTATACAGAATGACTTCAGCTACTACAGGAGAACTTTAAGCCGTATGAGGATCAATAATGTTCCAGTAAGTCAATTATTCGTTCCCTTTGGAGTTCACTCTTATTTTTTGGTAATCGTTTTTAATTATTTATACATCCTATTGAAGAATAGAAATAGCTGAGAAGAGTCCTGAAAGTGAACTCAGTATTTTGTGATCAGCATATAATTTACTGAACAACATAATTGGCAAGTTGATGCCAAGACAGTGTTATTTTTTGGCAGATGTATGCACTCATTGACAGTTTGAGAAATGGTGGCATTACTTTCACTGGTGTCCAATTAAACTCGGTCACTTTGTTTAAAAGGCCTGGTCAAAAATTGTGTTGACAGTGCAACTTGAAATGTAAATTATGCTTCTCTATTGATAGTCGTTCTTTGAACTGGCTGAATcccaaattctggaattccctccctgttgTTCctgtaaacctctccacctcttcctcctcttttaggatgccatttaaaatctACTGTTTTGGCCAAATGCCCTACTATCTCCATATATTGTTCATGAAGCGTTTTTTTTCTAATTCTTCTAAGACTTTTTAAGCCCATTAACGGTGTGTATAAATATAGGTTGTTGTAAACAAAATGTAAAAAGCCTCTGGGGATTGTGTTGTACGATAGCGCAGCATTGTTTCATATTCAGTATGCATGATTATTTAATCAAGCTGTTGTGTCCTTATAACAGAGTAACTCTGGGAGAAAaaaataaggggcgcgattctccgctccccacaccgggtgggagaatcgcgggagggccccccgactaatttcacgaccccctggcgcctcccgcgattctcccaccccccgctcggaagaatcggcgctcgtcgtttttcacggcgaccggcgattcgccgacccggatgggccgagtggcctgcagttcgcgaccgtttcatgacggcggcaaccacacctggtcgctgccatcgtaaaaacgccgtgagatgcccgtttggggcttgtggagggcctggtggggactgagcaccacgactgtgctcgggaggggacaggcccgcgatcggtgcccaccgatcgtcgggccggcgtctcaacgggacgcactatttcccctccgccgccccgcaagatcaagccgccacgtcttatggggcggctgaggggaagacggccaccgcgcatgcgcgggtttgagctgtcagccgtcatgacgtcagctgcgcatgcgcaggttggagccggccaacctgcgcatgcgtggctgacgtcatataagcgccgccgtcgcatcacggagcgccgctcctagccccgccgggaggggagaatagggggcgaggagtggcctccgaggccgtcgtgaaactcggccgagttcacgacggccctcccaattttccccggaagcggagaattccgcccaaggaatGTGAGGCCATGGGGGTATTGGTGAAATAGTTGCTGCAAGCAGGGGGGCACCCACTGGTcagccccaaacccaaaccaccaaCCTGCCACAGCTGACATGCATAGAAACAAAACTTGCAGAGATGTAAAAATCCAGCGGAAGGTCTGACCCATGACGCAGGATGAAAAGCTGAATTACGCAATGGTTCTGTAAAATCTGAGGTTGTTGGTCACCCTGCCTTTTAAATTGTTTGTTAATACCCTTCTTCTAATGCTTTCTAGAGATATGTTAAATGATGCAATTCTCTGTAGCCAAACAAATCAATAAGCACACAGCTATCGTCCAGTTTGTTACTATGACCTGATTGGGGATCTTTCCCAGACAAATCTGCTCTTGTCCCTGTTAAATCTGAACTGGTTTACATCATTCGCAGCAACATTCACAATTGTACCCATCATTCTGACAGTTCTAGGGCAAGCGCATCAAGCTCACTTACACTAGGGTTGTCACAAACAGCATGTATGCGCCCTACCGCTCAAACTATACATTTTTGGAATCTAACTGGAAATGTtatcatagttcatagaatttacaatgcagaaggacgccatttggcccatcgagtctgcaccggctcttaggaaagagcaccccacttaagcccaccctacccccgtaaccccacctaaccatttttgacactaagggcaatttatcatcaccaatccacctaacctgcacatctttggattgtgggaggaaacccatgcacacactgggagaacgtgcagactccgcacagacggtgacccaagacgggactcgaacctgggaccctggagctgtgaagcaactgtgctaatcactgtgctaccatgctgccctcatacaAGGGGATAAAGATGAGCTTACTTAGAAtatggtcagtgtctctgtggAGTCATCACAACTTGTAATTTGGGTAGTACTGCATGTTGATCTGTTCAAAGGAAGAGCCATTTTTGTAACTGCATGTATCAGAGGCATGATGCATTGTTAGGTTGCAACTTGTATCTATTAAAAAAATTATGGTACAGTTACGATACATAGAAagattgtgatttaaaaaaaaatgtaattcctCCCCTTTTCTGTTTAGTGAGTAGGGAAAAGCACCTTGGTAACTCTGTAAATCGAGTATAATGTATCCATGTTTTCTGATATGAAGCTGCAAAGGGATTAATTAATTAAGTAGCTGGtcaaaaatgtggcagatggaatataatgtggggaagCGTGAAATTATCCATGTTGGTGAGAAAAATGGAAAAGCAGATTATTGTATAAAAGTTGAGAAATTAGAGATTTGAATATTTTTGTACATGGATCACAGCACGTTAACATACAGATacggcaagcaattaggaagacaagCAGTACGTTAACCTTTTAGCTATTGCAAGTTGTTTGCAGCATAAAGGTTAGGAGGACATGATAAAATTACATTGGACTCGGTGCGAACACACCTGGAGTGCCATGTACTGTTTCATACCTAAGCACGGATTTATGCTTGCCCTAGAAGGAGTGCATCAAGGGTTTTCTGGATTGATTCCTGGAAAGGGATAGCTATCCTAATTTCTGGGAAGAGATGGCTATccaatgaggagagactgagtagactgggcctatattcttcagagtttaaaagaatgatgaCCTCAAAGAAAACTATAATTGTCTTGTTGGACTTGCCATGAGATGAGGATAACCTCTTTACTGGGActgtgaaactttggaattctctaccccagcggACTGTGGATACTCAGTTGATGAgtatttttgggcactaaggcgaTAGGGTAGGAACGTGGAGTTGATGTTGAAGTTCAGCAATGATCATTCTGAATGGCTTGACGGGCTAGATGTCCTACGTTTATGTGCAGTTTATTAGTTTAATGTTCATTTTTATTCAGCCTGCTTTCTcatccctctccccaccacttTGCACACCTCATTTGTTAGTTAAATTATAGTTTTCTCTGATAATCATTGCATGCCTCGATAGTTTCCGCAGCTTGATTTCTCTTCTTGAAGATAATTACAATTCATGAAGTCAGGTGGGAATTCATTTTCCTCCCAAATGCATAGGATGCGTGCATGGATTTTTGATGTGAACAAAAGCCCGCCAGCTTGTAAAACCTCAGCTGGAATACCATCGGGGGCCACAGGCTTGTTGCAGCTCTCCCATCAATAATGGCTTACTCATGAATCCTTCCATCAGGGTTAGAGAGTATCAGTTGCAGTTGAGCAGGTGTTGAAAATGTACTTTACAGCATTGACACATGGCACGGTCATCCTGAAGAAGAGAAACACCATCCTGTGAGCTAAGGGAAATTAATCTATTTGACCATGGTCTGGTGGCTTCAGAAAAGCTTTGCATGTCATGATGGTTGGATCTCTTGGGCTTTCTCTTCCCTCTTGGATTTCCCTGTTGTCCATAGCAGGAAAAATCCTGACACGCTTTCTTCTCAATTGCCTATGTTACGTGGCTCAGGAAACCCTCCCAGAGACACAGTGTGTCTTTAAATTTCCCAGAGGAACCTTTGGCATGGTCTTTGTTGTGATACAAATCCAAGAAAAATGGCAAGAACAATACCAGAAACTTTTCATTGCATTCATTGACCTGACCAATGTATTTGATTCAACAAATTGAGAGACTCTGCATTATGCTGCAAAGATTGGGATGTCCAAGAAACGTCATCAGAATCCTGCAATTGCTTCATGATGATATGGCTGCAGCTGTCTTGAGTGGGAGGGCTGAAACAGTCACCTTCCAAATCCAGACCAGTGTCCAGCAAGCCTGTGTGATAgtcctcatgctatttacattcTATCTGACGGACACTGTCATCTGACGGAGTAACTGTCATCTGGTGTGAGTATTAAATACTGCCTAGATTGAAAGATTTTCAACCTCCACTGCCTCCATGCAAAAACTAAATTGACCTCCATAGATATCCATGACCTGCAGTTTGCAGATGCCACAGTATTGTTGCCCACTCTGCCCCACATTTGTCGAGCACTCTTGATCTCTTCAATTCTACATTCAGAGATTCTGTCCTTGAATATTGCCTAAACAAAACTCGTATGTCAACTCACACCTGATTAACCAAATATTCCACCTCCTGTACATGTTTAAGGAGAGactctggaatatgttgagcaGTGTTGGATCAATGGCTGTCTTTTTGAGAGAGTCGCATGCTGAGATATGGGAATTGGATCAGTTGCCCCAGCTTAACTTTCCAcaaactttgggcgggattctccgacaccccgtcGGGTCGGAAAATCGtcgggtcggtgaatcccgccccgccactctgACGCTGGCtgacgaattctccggcgccagttttttggATGGGGCGGAGATCACGTTGCGTCGGTCGGAGGCCGttggtagcgcccccccccccccccccccccccccccccccccccggcgattctccgggccccgatgggccgagcagctgcccaTTTTCAGCCGGTCCCAACGGGGTGGATTACGCAAGGtccataccagcgggacctggctttgagggcggcTTGCAGAGTCCTCAGGGGAGCACGGGGGATCCAATCCCGGGGggatgtccccacggtggcctggcccatgatcggggcccaccgatctgcgggtgggcctgtgccgtgggggaactctttccctccgtgccggcttctgtaaagctctgccatggccggcgtgaagaagaaaccccctgcgcatggatCACGtcagcggttctgtgcatgcggcAGAACACACTgctgctcccgcacatgcgctaactcgtgccagccggcggaggcccttcggcgctggttggcgtggctccaaccactccagtgctggcctagcccccacaagtgcggaggattctgcaacttccgggcggcccgacgccggagtggttcacgccactcttttaCGCCGGTACGGCCTGCCTGCtgtttgggggagaatcccggcccttgtgttTGGCAACAAAGACCTCTAAGACTACAAGAGTCCTATTGTAAAATCTGTTGTCGCCACCACATACCTGTACTGTAGTGAGACCTGGACTGTGTATCAGCGATACAAGAGCACTAAAAaaaattccatcagcaatgcttctgccaaggtggcacagtgggttagcactgctgcctcatggcgctgaggtccccgactctgggtcactgtctgtgtggcgtttgttctccccgtgtttgcgtgggtttcatccccacaatccaaagatgtgcaggctaggtggattggccacactaaaaattgccccttaattggaaaaaatgaacttggcactctaaattttaaaaaaaaagcaatgctTCTGCCTCACTTTCCGGATTCAATTGGAGGATCGTGGAACAAATGCTGATGTCCTTCTTGAAGCCAACTTCACAAGCATCCAGGCAAAACTCATGCAAAAACAACTATGATTGACTGGTTACTGTGTCAAAATGACCAAAAGGGTCTCCTCCCAGGAAAGGATAAAGCAAAAGCTTTAAAGACATtctgaagctctccttgaagTCCAGGAGCATTGACATGAATAACTGAAAGGAGCTCGCTACCAATTGTTCAAAATGGTGGCAAACCTTTCCATCAAGCTGCATCATGCCTTGAGTCCAAATGCCTTAATGATGAACAGCAGCAGagcaggaaagaaaaggaagcaaattgggttcaattctgaccttggttaTCTGtgcgtggagtttacacgttctccccatgactgcatgggttttctcccgggtgctctggtttcctcccaaagtccaaagatgtgcaggttaggtggattagccatgctaaattgttccttaatgttcaacggttaggtggggtcatgggtttgcggtggagtgggccttggttgggtgctctttcagagggttggtgaagacttaatgggccaaatggcctccttggtcttgtgcagtgtagggattctatgattctatgaaatcctgcACTCTGGATCCCACAACCTCGTTGGACATCCTGCTCTATATGCCTGTGAGTTGAAAATtggcctgttcagtcacatgaagacccatggcagaaactcaccaccctctgtagacATCGTCCTCGAATCATCGGATAACCACCGATAAATCAGTACTTGACACCAAATGTGCAAGACTATCATGGACCCTTTCAGTATTGATTTAGTAAGCTTGATGAATATTTACAGTAGCATTTGTGGTTATGACCAATGCAGGTCAAATACCAGCTTACTTTCATTTTTTCGTGAAGCATGAATGCATTGCTGTTTGTATCCTTCAAGACTACGCATCAAACCATAAGCCCTATTTCTATTCTAAACAACGAACTGGAAATGTGTTGATACCTTTCAGACAGATGATTAATATTTAAGTTTTAGATAACCAAAGCAGCAGTTACTTGGAGAGAAATATTCTACTTTCTTCATGGTTGATTAATACTCTGCCTTATTTGTAATACTGTTGGTGTAACATTTTAGAACACTTCATATCTGGAAAATGGGTATATATATTTTACATCTTTATTTTGAAATGATTATTCCTAGAGCTTTTAAGGAGAAATGCCACTTAAAAAAAGTACATTTCAGAATTTATTTTTAGATTATTCAAATAACCTTAAGGAGCACTGCCTTAAAGATGGATCTATTTAGTTTTCAGCAGATTTGTATTAATTCAATAAATGGAGGCGGTTTAGAGGATAATAATGTTCCCTAACAGTGAGTTTTGCAATTCTTATGTTTTAGAACAAAACTTTGCAAATGATTGATTTCTGTTCTTTATATATAGGCAGAAGGAGAAAACGAAGTAAATAATGAATTGGCCAATAGAATGTCCCTGTTTTATGCTGAAGCAACTCCAATGCTGAAAACCTTGAGTGATGCCACAACAAAATTTGTTTCGGATGTAAGTATGCTGTGCCCTGattttcccacagttcaattaGAGAATAAGTATTTCTCTTCTATATTCTATTCATTGACTGAAAGACTCCCATTCATTAATTGCATTCTGTACTTTAGAGGATTCACAAATGGTAGACCTAGTTCATTATAAAACTGTATTGATTCAAATAGCCAATAATGATGTTCCCTTTATCTCTTGTAGAACAAGTCTCTACCCATAGAAAACACCACTGACTGCTTAAGCACTATGGCAAGTGTGTGCAGAGTTATGCTGGAGACACCGTGAGTAGGACACAATGCTTCTTATTCTCATTGTTTCAGTGGGGTAAAGTGTTAAAGATATGTAGCCAAATCTGACTGAAGTAGATATTTTCCTGCACTCTTCAAATTCAATGTACAGTGTGTTTGCTGTATAACCTTCTGGAAGTGCGAACTGCTAACAGTGCATCAAGGTAATGGGGCATCTGGATAGTGGGACCAACGGTGCACCTCTTTAACAGGGTTGAGGAAGAATGAGGGGAACGATGAGGGAGGAGGGTAAGTTAGTAGAATCAGGAAAGAAATAGAAACTGGAATAAaattaaaattggaaaaaatttttaAGCTGTTGATTTGCAACTTACACGATTGAGGTTCAACAGTTTAAATTGCTCCCTTTCTGAGCTGCAGAGATTGATGCAGTCGTTAGAAATTATGATTTCATTAAAAGGATACATACAATGTTAATAAGGAGTCTCAACTTTCTGCGGAGAGTATAATGGGCAGTTGATATGCCAGCAAATTCTTAACAGTAATGGAGCGGGTAAAGGCAAGATGTCATTTGTACGGAGGAAATGGTGAAGCGGCAGAAATCAACCAACAAATCTTAGAGATTCTCAATCCATGGCACATCTTTTATCTCCCTGCATTAGCTGGCTGATTTGCACATTAATAAGTTGTGTGTCATTAACACAGCTATTGTTTATCAAGGAAGATTTGATCTATTATTGATGTTTGAGAGGTTCCGTATGGGAATGTTGCAAATTGGCTGTTGaagttcctacattacaacagtgactacacttcagaaatacTTAATTAGCTGAAAAGCGTTTTGGGTGCCCTGTGGTTCTGAAAGGCACTATGTAAAGGCACTATTTACAAGTCATGTAGATGTTTGGAGACCGATACATGCAAATAAAATTccaaacttaaaaacaaaacatggAAAGTGTGACATCAGAAAGTATGACATCACTGTATGCAGGGCAGGACTCCATGAAGAAACTTTTTCATAAATAATTCACTGGTGGGCTGTTTGTCTCAAAGCTGTCTACTCAGAATATTCCTCATTTCAGATGAAAAGATACAGCAGAAACGTAAATATTTAAATTGTAGCAGGAGCAGAGAGGATCTCTGATAGAAGCTCATTTGTCAGTGATGAATCCTACTAGCCTCTTGCCAGAAAATTGATTCCATTATACATTTTAGCTTCTCGCATTGACCCACAAATTATAGGTTTCTGGTGAGCAAATTATACTGTTCAAAGTAAAGTGTTTATTGTTTCAATCATTGTACCATTGAAAGCTACTTTTGGTATGCTCAGTACATTTAGTAAATAAATCTAAGCAAATTCCTGATGCAGTCAAACATTACTCTGTATTTGCATGATAAAATTATAACACTTTAGCAATTCTTGCACATCTCCTGATGTTTGATTTGATATCTCAGCCAGCCTGATCTTGTCCAGGTAAACTCAAAACTTCTGAGATCAGATAATTGGACCAGCAAGATAATTAACCGAAATCATTCCCATAATTACTGATAAGTGGATATCTGGTAGCTTGccaacttcttttttaaaaagttttttttttacagtgaaaTTAATGTCTGGCTTATTTTATATATGCAGGGAATACCGAAGCAGATTTGCAAGTGAAGAAACAGTATCATTTTgtctgagggtgatggtgggtgTCATCATTCTTTATGACCATGTGCATCCAGTTGGGGCATTTGCTAAAACGTCCAAAATTGATGTGAGTTTATTCTGCATTGCATCTGACTATGCTGCTATCATATTTTGAAATTGATATTACAAGGCGTAATCGGGCATTTGTATTGGTAATGTTCTCTGTAACGTGAGTGCCACCTTGAAATTATTCCTTCTTAGCTATACTTTGCACAACATAAAGATATATTCCAAATAAGTTTCTAGAACAAAACTAGGCGTAAATATTTGTGTGTCTACTCCAAACTGCTTGAAATAGTTGTCGATCTGTGGAAATTAATATTACACCTGTTCAATTTTTCCTTTAGATGAAAGGGTGCATAAAAGTCCTAAAGGATCAGCCTCCAAATAGTGTAGAAGGCCTTCTGAATGCTCTCAGGTACTTGAAAATATTTGTGAAACGTGTTGGAGATTACGTATTCATAAGTAGATGATGTGATCTGCAAACTGACTCACTTGTAAAGGGTTTGAGTATCTACTGATGAAAGTGGCATTCTGGCTACCAAGTTCAATTTATTCATGTTGAAAATATGTTGTTTTGGGCGTAAAAATGTGTGCATAATACATATAACTTCAGAATAATATtgattatttacaatttggtacATTTCTATAAATCAATGCATGTAAAATGTTGCATATTCATGGCCGCCCTCTTGATCTTATCATCTTGTGGCCACGTAATTCCATCATTTGAATCACAGATAAAATCACTTCCTTTGTGTCActcttcagcacggtagcattgtggatagcacaatcgcttcacagctccagggtcccaggttcgattccggcttgggtcactgtctgtgcggagtctgcacatcctccccgtgtgtgcgtgggtttcctccgggtgctccggtttcc includes:
- the fam49bb gene encoding CYFIP-related Rac1 interactor B isoform X4; this encodes MTNPAIQNDFSYYRRTLSRMRINNVPAEGENEVNNELANRMSLFYAEATPMLKTLSDATTKFVSDNKSLPIENTTDCLSTMASVCRVMLETPEYRSRFASEETVSFCLRVMVGVIILYDHVHPVGAFAKTSKIDMKGCIKVLKDQPPNSVEGLLNALRYTTKHLNDETTSKQIKTMLQ